From Vogesella sp. XCS3, the proteins below share one genomic window:
- a CDS encoding GNAT family N-acetyltransferase, translating to MARSQPALSTARLQLLPPEAAWARAVRDYQLRNREHLAPWDPTHGDMYFTELFWGMRLRERIEDFKLGRGAMFLVMHDKQPGQVIGTVSLSNIVRGVFQACHLGYNIDQAYQGQGMMSEAVEAVVQFAFRDLGLHRVQANYQPENQRSARLLAKLGFTIEGEAKDYLFLNGAWRDHVLTSRRNPDFDATPLRA from the coding sequence ATGGCCCGTAGCCAGCCCGCGCTCAGCACCGCCCGTTTACAGCTTTTGCCGCCGGAAGCGGCCTGGGCCCGCGCCGTCCGCGACTACCAGCTGCGCAACCGCGAGCACCTGGCCCCGTGGGACCCCACCCACGGCGATATGTACTTTACCGAGCTGTTCTGGGGCATGCGCCTGCGCGAGCGCATCGAGGATTTCAAGCTGGGCCGTGGCGCCATGTTTCTGGTGATGCACGACAAGCAGCCCGGGCAGGTGATTGGCACGGTGAGCCTGAGCAATATCGTGCGCGGCGTGTTCCAGGCTTGCCACCTGGGCTACAACATCGACCAAGCTTACCAGGGCCAGGGCATGATGAGCGAGGCAGTCGAGGCTGTGGTGCAGTTTGCCTTCCGCGACCTGGGCCTGCACCGTGTACAGGCCAACTATCAGCCGGAAAACCAGCGTAGTGCACGCTTGCTGGCCAAGCTGGGTTTTACGATTGAAGGCGAGGCCAAGGATTATCTGTTTCTGAACGGTGCCTGGCGCGACCATGTACTGACTTCGCGCCGCAACCCGGATTTTGATGCCACGCCATTGCGCGCTTAA
- a CDS encoding phosphoribosylaminoimidazolesuccinocarboxamide synthase, whose amino-acid sequence MTQLTSLKKIYSGKVRDLYEIDDQRMLMVASDRLSAFDVILDDPIPGKGQILTAISNFWFDTLKDVVPNHLTGDQVEDVVAAAELPLVAGRAVVAKRLKPVMIEAVVRGYLAGSGWKEYQKSGTVCGIALPAGLQESSKLPEPIFTPSTKAAVGDHDENITFAQCEAIVGAELAAKVRDTAIMLYQTAAAFAAKRGIIICDTKFEFGLDADGTLVLMDEALTPDSSRFWPADSYAEGTTPPSFDKQFVRDWLEASGWNKAPPAPAVPLDVREKTAAKYREALERLTAQ is encoded by the coding sequence ATGACCCAACTGACCAGCCTGAAAAAAATCTACTCGGGTAAAGTACGCGACCTGTACGAGATCGACGATCAGCGCATGCTGATGGTGGCCAGCGACCGCCTGTCCGCATTCGACGTGATCCTGGACGACCCGATTCCGGGCAAGGGCCAGATCCTCACTGCCATTTCCAATTTCTGGTTCGACACCCTGAAAGACGTGGTGCCCAACCACCTGACCGGTGACCAGGTAGAAGACGTCGTCGCCGCTGCCGAGCTGCCGCTGGTGGCTGGCCGTGCCGTGGTGGCCAAGCGCCTGAAGCCGGTGATGATCGAAGCCGTCGTACGCGGCTATCTGGCCGGCTCCGGCTGGAAGGAATACCAGAAGTCCGGCACCGTGTGCGGCATTGCGCTGCCGGCCGGCCTGCAGGAATCCAGCAAGCTGCCCGAGCCTATCTTTACCCCGTCCACCAAGGCGGCGGTAGGCGACCACGACGAAAACATTACCTTTGCCCAGTGCGAAGCCATCGTGGGTGCCGAGCTGGCGGCCAAGGTGCGTGACACCGCCATCATGCTGTACCAGACCGCTGCGGCCTTCGCAGCCAAGCGTGGCATCATTATCTGCGATACCAAGTTCGAGTTCGGCCTGGACGCCGACGGCACCCTGGTGCTGATGGACGAGGCGCTGACGCCGGACTCCAGCCGTTTCTGGCCAGCCGACAGCTACGCCGAAGGCACCACGCCACCGTCGTTCGACAAGCAGTTCGTGCGCGACTGGCTGGAAGCTTCCGGCTGGAACAAGGCACCGCCAGCCCCGGCGGTACCGCTGGACGTACGCGAGAAAACCGCGGCCAAATACCGCGAGGCGCTGGAGCGCCTGACCGCACAGTAA
- a CDS encoding 5-(carboxyamino)imidazole ribonucleotide synthase, whose protein sequence is MAAILPPAMLGILGGGQLGRMFVTAAKRMGYRVTVLDPDANAPAAEFADVHLCAAFDDADALATLARSCAAVTTEFENVNADAMRLLAKTTRVSPSGDCVAIAQDRIAEKSWVGKAGLPTAPYLAIESVEDIQVELSPYLPGILKTARLGYDGKGQVRVKTADEARAAYANLGGQACVLEKMLDLKLEVSAIVTRTSAAQVSVFPVSENIHKNGILDESIVPARIAPELAARAQQYAVQLAEALGYVGVLAVEFFVLGDDSLVVNEMAPRPHNSGHYTIDACVTDQYQQQVRAMCGLLPGKTDLLSPVVMVNLLGDVWGEDGSEPNWAVLMEAPNAHLHSYGKKQARPGRKMAHYCVLAANVDDALEQARALKDTL, encoded by the coding sequence ATGGCCGCCATTTTGCCGCCAGCCATGCTGGGCATTCTCGGCGGTGGCCAGCTGGGCCGCATGTTTGTTACCGCCGCCAAACGTATGGGCTACCGTGTAACCGTGCTGGACCCGGATGCCAACGCTCCGGCAGCCGAGTTTGCCGACGTGCACCTGTGCGCCGCGTTTGACGACGCTGACGCGCTGGCCACCCTGGCGCGCAGCTGCGCTGCGGTTACCACCGAGTTCGAGAACGTCAACGCCGATGCCATGCGCCTGTTGGCCAAAACCACACGCGTATCGCCATCCGGCGATTGCGTGGCCATTGCCCAGGACCGTATTGCCGAAAAGAGCTGGGTAGGCAAAGCCGGCCTGCCGACCGCGCCCTATCTGGCGATCGAGAGTGTAGAAGACATCCAGGTCGAGCTGTCGCCCTACCTGCCGGGCATTCTCAAGACCGCCCGCCTGGGCTACGACGGCAAAGGCCAGGTGCGCGTGAAAACCGCCGACGAAGCCCGCGCCGCCTACGCCAACCTGGGTGGCCAGGCCTGTGTGCTGGAAAAAATGTTGGACCTGAAGCTGGAAGTGTCGGCCATTGTTACCCGTACCAGTGCGGCGCAAGTGTCCGTGTTTCCGGTATCGGAAAACATCCACAAGAACGGCATTCTGGACGAATCCATCGTACCGGCGCGCATTGCCCCCGAGTTGGCCGCACGCGCGCAGCAGTACGCGGTGCAGCTAGCCGAGGCGCTGGGCTATGTAGGCGTGCTGGCGGTAGAGTTTTTCGTACTGGGCGACGATAGCCTGGTGGTCAACGAAATGGCACCGCGCCCGCACAACTCCGGCCACTACACCATTGATGCCTGTGTCACCGACCAATACCAGCAGCAAGTGCGTGCCATGTGCGGCCTGCTACCCGGCAAGACCGACCTGCTATCGCCGGTGGTGATGGTGAACCTGCTGGGCGATGTGTGGGGCGAGGACGGCAGCGAGCCGAACTGGGCCGTGCTGATGGAAGCGCCCAACGCCCATCTGCACAGCTACGGCAAGAAACAAGCCCGGCCAGGCCGCAAGATGGCGCACTACTGTGTGCTGGCGGCCAACGTAGACGACGCGCTGGAACAGGCGCGCGCGCTGAAAGACACCTTGTAA
- the purE gene encoding 5-(carboxyamino)imidazole ribonucleotide mutase gives MIEVGIVMGSNSDWEVMQNAARVLKDFGIAFETRVVSAHRTPDLLFQYAETAEARGLKAIIAGAGGAAHLPGMLAAKTHIPVLGVPVPSKYLRGEDSLLSIVQMPKGIPVATFAIGEAGAANAGLFAIAMLANGNPELAAKLKAFRKQQEDTVLAMSLPEVQ, from the coding sequence ATGATCGAAGTTGGCATCGTGATGGGTAGTAATAGCGACTGGGAAGTCATGCAAAACGCCGCGCGCGTTCTGAAAGACTTCGGCATCGCTTTCGAAACCCGCGTCGTCTCCGCCCACCGTACCCCCGACCTTCTGTTCCAGTACGCCGAAACCGCCGAAGCGCGTGGCCTGAAAGCCATCATCGCCGGTGCCGGTGGCGCCGCCCACTTGCCGGGCATGCTGGCCGCCAAGACCCATATCCCGGTGCTGGGCGTGCCTGTGCCGTCCAAGTACCTGCGTGGTGAAGACTCGCTGCTGTCCATCGTGCAAATGCCCAAAGGCATTCCCGTGGCTACCTTTGCCATTGGCGAAGCCGGTGCGGCCAACGCTGGCCTGTTTGCCATCGCCATGCTGGCCAATGGTAACCCCGAGCTGGCGGCCAAACTGAAGGCCTTCCGCAAGCAACAAGAAGACACCGTGCTGGCCATGAGCCTGCCGGAGGTGCAGTAA
- a CDS encoding YbgF trimerization domain-containing protein: protein MRNRLFPLLLPIVLGACATTTDLEQARLDLESKLASSSQQASARLSDVEAKLANQRLLDLVNQVTLLKGEMSTLRGQNEVLQHQVAETQKRQNDLYNDIDLRLGKLEKQLRDASQPQAEAPATEPAAANPADAALARALEVLRARDFAKSLPLLKAVADAYPGSEQGLEATYWMGVAHTALKQYSAAIDIQRRFAEQYPKHPKAAETLRLMAGNQLQLEQKDQARLTLRKLIKQYPGTPAAQRAQQQLATL from the coding sequence ATGCGTAACCGACTGTTCCCCCTGTTGTTGCCCATCGTACTGGGTGCATGCGCCACCACCACCGACCTGGAGCAGGCGCGTCTGGACCTGGAAAGCAAGCTGGCCAGCTCCAGCCAGCAGGCCAGTGCCCGCTTGTCGGATGTCGAGGCCAAGCTGGCCAACCAGCGCCTGCTGGACCTGGTGAACCAGGTCACCCTGCTGAAAGGCGAAATGTCTACGCTGCGCGGGCAGAACGAGGTATTGCAGCACCAGGTAGCCGAAACGCAAAAGCGCCAGAACGACCTGTATAACGACATCGACCTGCGTCTGGGTAAGCTGGAGAAGCAGCTGCGCGATGCCAGCCAGCCGCAAGCCGAGGCGCCGGCCACCGAGCCGGCTGCGGCCAACCCCGCCGATGCCGCACTGGCGCGGGCGCTGGAAGTGCTGCGTGCCCGCGACTTTGCCAAATCGCTGCCTTTGCTGAAAGCCGTGGCCGATGCTTATCCGGGTAGCGAACAGGGCCTGGAGGCGACTTACTGGATGGGTGTGGCGCACACTGCGCTGAAGCAATACAGCGCCGCCATCGATATCCAGCGCCGCTTTGCCGAGCAATACCCCAAGCACCCCAAAGCCGCCGAAACCCTGCGCCTGATGGCGGGTAACCAGCTGCAGCTGGAGCAGAAAGACCAGGCCCGCCTGACACTGCGCAAGCTCATCAAGCAATACCCGGGCACCCCGGCTGCGCAGCGTGCCCAGCAACAGTTGGCTACGCTATAG
- a CDS encoding OmpA family protein, producing MKVLPFVVAAAAVLLSACASTSNPADGAKTAGATVVSGNGASTAGSAGSSLNPAQTLPQVDAVGAEAAAYAGVNGKSVFFDFDQSAIKDEYKGVVEAHAAYLGKYKGHVLVQGNTDVRGSREYNLALGQRRAESVKQSLEVLGVKPEQVEAVSFGMEKPRATGNTDGDHAQNRRADFVYQ from the coding sequence ATGAAAGTCTTACCCTTCGTCGTAGCCGCAGCTGCGGTTTTGCTCAGTGCCTGCGCCAGTACCAGCAACCCGGCTGATGGTGCCAAAACGGCCGGTGCCACCGTTGTATCCGGTAACGGCGCCAGCACCGCCGGTAGCGCGGGCAGCAGCCTGAACCCGGCCCAGACGCTGCCGCAGGTAGACGCGGTGGGTGCCGAGGCCGCTGCGTATGCGGGGGTGAATGGCAAGAGCGTGTTCTTTGATTTCGACCAGTCCGCCATCAAGGACGAATACAAGGGCGTAGTCGAAGCGCATGCCGCCTATCTGGGCAAGTACAAAGGGCACGTACTGGTACAGGGTAATACCGACGTACGCGGTAGCCGCGAGTACAACCTGGCGCTAGGCCAGCGCCGTGCCGAAAGCGTGAAACAGTCGCTGGAAGTGCTGGGCGTGAAGCCGGAGCAGGTAGAAGCCGTGAGCTTCGGCATGGAAAAACCCCGTGCGACCGGTAACACCGACGGCGATCATGCGCAGAACCGCCGCGCAGACTTCGTTTACCAGTAA
- the tolB gene encoding Tol-Pal system beta propeller repeat protein TolB encodes MHRLIAYCWRVLLLAMMLAAPLARADLTVDIVGGGSSRYPLTILPMQNEEWLPEAVTQTVKSDLAMTGLFGLLEPPGGTVLPASPQAFDPAPWQQNGSRAVLYGKVSKLDGGLLRLTFWAETVNPREQKLAAEFDVHSSQLRDVAHRIADMVYEALLGSKSLFASRIAFVVQKGKESRLQVADVDGRRAQTVLRSAEPIISPAWSPDGSRLAYVSFENKKPVIYVQDLATGQRRLLANFKGSNSAPTWSPDGRKLAIVLTLSGNSQVYIINADGTGLSRFSYSDAIDTEPVFSPDGRQIAFVSDRSGGPQIYIQPLDGSKTVRRVTYQGSYNVSPAFSPDGRQLAYVRREAGRFKVMLQDLATGDARMISNSAFDESPSFAPNGKMVLYASDEGGRSVLYAASIQHPGRVKLGVLEGQVQDAAWGPFNP; translated from the coding sequence TTGCACCGACTCATTGCTTACTGCTGGCGCGTATTGCTGCTGGCCATGATGTTGGCCGCACCGCTGGCGCGTGCCGACCTGACCGTGGATATCGTGGGCGGCGGCAGCAGCCGTTACCCGCTTACCATTCTGCCCATGCAAAATGAAGAATGGCTGCCCGAGGCGGTAACACAAACCGTCAAAAGCGATCTGGCCATGACCGGCTTGTTCGGCTTGCTGGAGCCGCCTGGTGGCACCGTGCTGCCGGCCTCGCCACAGGCTTTCGACCCTGCGCCATGGCAGCAGAACGGCAGCCGTGCCGTGTTGTACGGTAAAGTCAGCAAGCTCGATGGTGGCCTGCTGCGCCTGACTTTCTGGGCCGAAACCGTCAACCCGCGCGAGCAGAAGCTGGCCGCCGAGTTTGATGTTCACAGCTCGCAGCTGCGCGATGTCGCGCACCGTATCGCCGACATGGTTTACGAGGCGCTGCTGGGCAGCAAAAGCCTGTTTGCCAGCCGCATTGCTTTTGTGGTGCAGAAGGGCAAAGAGTCGCGCCTGCAAGTGGCCGACGTGGATGGCCGCCGCGCCCAGACCGTGCTGCGCTCGGCCGAGCCCATCATCTCACCGGCCTGGAGCCCGGATGGCAGCCGCCTGGCTTATGTCTCGTTCGAAAACAAGAAACCCGTCATTTACGTGCAAGACCTGGCCACCGGCCAGCGCCGCCTGCTGGCCAACTTCAAGGGCAGCAACTCGGCACCGACCTGGAGCCCGGACGGCCGCAAGCTGGCGATCGTACTGACACTAAGTGGTAACTCGCAGGTGTACATCATCAATGCCGACGGCACCGGGCTGAGCCGCTTTTCTTACAGCGACGCTATCGATACCGAGCCGGTGTTCAGCCCGGATGGCCGCCAGATTGCGTTTGTATCCGACCGCAGCGGCGGCCCGCAGATTTATATCCAGCCGCTGGATGGCAGCAAGACCGTCCGTCGGGTGACTTACCAGGGTAGCTATAATGTGTCGCCGGCTTTCTCGCCGGATGGCCGCCAGCTGGCTTACGTGCGCCGCGAAGCCGGGCGCTTCAAGGTGATGCTGCAAGACCTCGCCACCGGCGATGCACGCATGATCAGCAATAGTGCTTTTGACGAGTCGCCCAGCTTTGCCCCCAACGGCAAAATGGTGCTGTACGCCAGCGACGAAGGCGGCCGTAGCGTGCTGTACGCCGCCTCTATCCAGCACCCGGGACGCGTCAAGCTAGGGGTGCTGGAGGGCCAGGTGCAGGACGCTGCCTGGGGGCCATTCAACCCTTGA
- a CDS encoding energy transducer TonB: MIASRQPGAASWLLSALLHVAVLLCLWLSAAPEQIKTPPPLALELWAGNAGQVAAPVATPAPSPTPAPTVAAKAPPPPPAPVQENPAADVKVLAGKPARKLPQPESKPAEKAPPVAKTKPELIKPEPTPPVKPVTTVAAKAAAKPAANPKPAAVKTDDLLAELDALPPGPGQGKVNQAGAKTGAKTGAANGQPDQKQQYGEAIKNRVRPYIVIPDGIKGNPEASVEVIILPTLEIRSTRILRSSGSAAWDQAVLAALAEVRRFPPLPKGADFADYRRITLNFRPKE; this comes from the coding sequence ATGATTGCCTCCCGCCAACCTGGTGCGGCTTCATGGTTGCTGTCCGCCCTCTTGCACGTGGCTGTCCTGCTATGCCTGTGGCTATCTGCCGCGCCAGAGCAGATCAAGACGCCGCCACCGCTGGCGCTAGAGCTATGGGCCGGTAATGCCGGCCAGGTAGCGGCACCGGTAGCTACGCCAGCCCCCTCACCAACCCCGGCACCGACAGTGGCCGCGAAGGCACCGCCTCCGCCACCTGCCCCGGTGCAGGAGAACCCGGCTGCCGATGTCAAAGTCCTGGCTGGCAAACCCGCCAGGAAACTGCCGCAGCCGGAAAGCAAACCGGCCGAGAAAGCACCGCCGGTCGCTAAGACCAAGCCGGAGCTGATCAAACCGGAACCCACACCGCCAGTGAAACCCGTTACCACGGTGGCTGCCAAAGCGGCAGCCAAACCTGCGGCCAACCCCAAACCGGCGGCGGTGAAAACAGACGACCTGCTGGCCGAGCTGGATGCCTTGCCACCCGGCCCCGGGCAGGGCAAGGTAAACCAGGCTGGGGCCAAAACCGGCGCCAAAACCGGTGCGGCCAACGGCCAGCCAGACCAGAAACAGCAGTACGGCGAGGCGATCAAGAACCGTGTGCGCCCATATATCGTGATACCCGACGGTATCAAGGGTAACCCGGAGGCATCGGTGGAGGTCATCATCTTGCCGACACTGGAAATTCGCAGCACGCGTATCCTGCGCAGTAGCGGCTCGGCGGCGTGGGACCAGGCGGTATTGGCGGCACTGGCCGAAGTGCGGCGCTTCCCGCCGTTACCCAAAGGTGCCGACTTTGCCGACTATCGCCGTATCACCCTTAATTTCCGCCCCAAGGAGTAA
- a CDS encoding biopolymer transporter ExbD codes for MLQRRPRRMMNQMNVVPYIDVMLVLLVIFMVTAPMFTPGVIDVPSVSRAAQVETTPLEISIEASGAYFVGEGGKRDPAANLDELIAMVQARLKDGRPVVVTAHQDLKYSEVVKVADKLHAAGIQRVALTVRQQGS; via the coding sequence ATGTTGCAACGCCGCCCGCGCCGCATGATGAACCAGATGAATGTGGTGCCCTACATCGACGTGATGCTGGTACTGCTGGTGATCTTTATGGTGACCGCCCCCATGTTCACCCCGGGTGTGATCGATGTCCCCAGCGTTAGCCGTGCCGCCCAGGTAGAGACCACGCCACTGGAAATCAGCATTGAAGCCAGCGGCGCCTATTTTGTCGGTGAAGGCGGCAAGCGTGACCCTGCGGCCAACCTGGACGAGCTCATCGCCATGGTGCAGGCGCGCCTGAAGGATGGCCGCCCGGTGGTGGTGACTGCGCACCAGGACCTGAAGTACAGCGAAGTGGTCAAGGTGGCCGACAAGCTGCACGCTGCCGGTATCCAGCGTGTCGCGCTCACGGTACGCCAGCAGGGTAGCTGA
- a CDS encoding class I SAM-dependent methyltransferase: MTRQTMTMSDDVASYLLQIGVTEHPVQRALREFTAGHRMAKMQIAPEQGQFLRWLVGLTGARRYLEIGTFTGYSALTVALAMGEQGSTVCCDMSVEFTTIARDYWQQAGVADRIDLYVQPAVQTLAMLLEQGGAGSFDLAFIDADKQNYPAYYETCLQLVRPGGIIAIDNILLNGRVVAPQPDHPRSVHVMHEFNARLLTDPRVSLCILPMGDGMTLLRRL; the protein is encoded by the coding sequence ATGACCAGACAAACCATGACCATGAGCGACGATGTCGCGAGCTACCTGCTGCAGATCGGTGTTACCGAGCACCCGGTGCAGCGCGCCCTGCGCGAATTTACCGCCGGCCACCGCATGGCCAAAATGCAGATTGCCCCAGAGCAGGGCCAATTCCTGCGCTGGCTGGTTGGCCTCACCGGCGCGCGCCGCTATCTGGAAATCGGCACCTTTACCGGCTATAGCGCCTTGACCGTTGCCCTGGCCATGGGCGAGCAGGGCAGTACCGTGTGCTGCGACATGAGCGTGGAGTTCACCACCATCGCGCGGGATTACTGGCAGCAAGCCGGCGTGGCCGATCGCATCGACTTGTATGTGCAACCAGCGGTACAAACGCTGGCCATGCTGCTGGAACAGGGTGGGGCGGGCAGCTTTGATCTGGCGTTCATCGATGCCGACAAACAGAATTACCCGGCCTATTACGAAACCTGTCTGCAGCTGGTGCGCCCGGGTGGGATTATTGCCATCGATAACATCCTGCTCAATGGCCGGGTAGTGGCACCGCAGCCCGATCATCCGCGCAGCGTGCATGTCATGCACGAATTCAACGCCAGGCTGCTGACCGACCCGCGTGTCAGCCTGTGCATCCTGCCCATGGGTGACGGCATGACGCTGCTGCGCCGTTTGTAA
- a CDS encoding DUF3460 family protein produces the protein MYQSEFTAFMNGFLEKNPQVDTERRELRLTWWERTLDLDDLRRWKASRVPQKPYVYQPE, from the coding sequence ATGTATCAATCCGAATTTACTGCCTTCATGAACGGCTTTCTGGAAAAGAACCCGCAAGTCGATACCGAGCGCCGCGAGCTGCGCCTGACCTGGTGGGAGCGTACGCTGGACCTGGACGATCTGCGCCGCTGGAAAGCATCCCGCGTACCGCAGAAGCCTTACGTTTACCAGCCAGAGTAA
- a CDS encoding tetratricopeptide repeat protein, with product MSSLSNQSTTFNAITSAKEATGRRDYSNPFAKKQFLVVDCVPEMQRAMSMTLQSFGAEKVEYAGKASDALVKLMRYDFDVVLCDYDLGGGSDGLYLYEEAKERNLLKQSCVFMIVSGERRAAKVLSAAELAPDGYLLKPFTGEELAKRLEVAMRRRDAFKVVDEALMSHDYMAAIEACGKKISERNEFSLDFMKLKGSLSMKIGDYDSAHNLYQQVLKIKEIPWAKVGMAKSMAGLKKVEPAIALFQQVIVENDRVMEAYDWLAKLYQDNHDLDKAQQTLKRATELSPATIRRHQALGQVAEENGDMEQAKKAYTTTLELSKASWHRSPAHYATLARTQLANSEKTEAAKTLASLRRDYKHNPEGEWMADVVDSTIQSHSGNKAAAEKLLRSAEERMPQLTKLKDSDRLEFARACYGQGQHDMGDKVASGLVRNNHDNEELLQKLSTMFDQVGRGDAGRELIASNVQGIVDLNNQAVREAQSGDHDKAIALFQKALQEMPENVQLMLNLVNAIIAQCHRQGWHESNIKHAHELLQRVREMAPTNNKFQKLLQAWRSLIDQHQKREFLL from the coding sequence ATGAGTTCGCTGTCCAATCAATCGACTACCTTTAACGCCATTACCAGTGCCAAGGAAGCCACGGGCCGACGGGACTACTCCAACCCGTTTGCCAAAAAGCAGTTTCTGGTGGTGGATTGCGTGCCGGAAATGCAGCGCGCCATGTCCATGACGCTGCAGTCCTTCGGCGCCGAGAAAGTGGAATACGCCGGTAAAGCCAGCGATGCGCTGGTAAAGCTGATGCGTTACGACTTTGACGTGGTGCTGTGCGATTACGACCTGGGTGGCGGCAGCGATGGCCTGTATCTGTACGAAGAGGCCAAGGAGCGCAACCTGCTCAAGCAGTCTTGTGTGTTCATGATTGTCAGCGGCGAGCGCCGCGCCGCCAAGGTGCTGTCCGCAGCCGAGCTGGCGCCAGACGGCTATCTGCTGAAGCCGTTTACCGGCGAAGAGCTGGCCAAGCGGCTGGAAGTGGCGATGCGCCGCCGCGACGCGTTCAAGGTGGTGGACGAGGCCTTGATGAGCCATGACTACATGGCCGCCATTGAGGCGTGCGGCAAGAAAATCAGCGAACGCAACGAATTCAGCCTGGACTTCATGAAGCTCAAGGGCAGCCTGAGCATGAAAATCGGCGATTACGACTCGGCGCACAACCTGTACCAACAGGTGCTGAAGATCAAGGAAATCCCGTGGGCCAAGGTGGGCATGGCCAAATCCATGGCCGGTCTCAAAAAGGTCGAGCCAGCCATTGCGCTGTTCCAGCAGGTGATTGTGGAAAACGATCGTGTGATGGAGGCTTACGACTGGCTGGCCAAGCTGTACCAGGACAACCATGACCTGGACAAGGCGCAGCAAACCCTCAAACGCGCTACCGAGCTGTCGCCGGCCACCATTCGCCGCCACCAGGCATTAGGCCAGGTGGCCGAGGAAAATGGCGATATGGAGCAGGCCAAGAAGGCTTACACCACCACGCTGGAGCTGTCCAAAGCCAGCTGGCACCGCAGCCCGGCACACTACGCTACGCTAGCGCGCACACAGCTGGCCAATAGCGAAAAAACCGAGGCCGCCAAAACGCTGGCTTCGCTGCGCCGGGACTACAAGCACAACCCGGAAGGCGAGTGGATGGCAGACGTGGTAGATAGCACCATCCAGAGCCATAGCGGGAACAAGGCGGCCGCAGAAAAACTGCTGCGTTCGGCCGAAGAGCGCATGCCGCAGCTCACCAAACTGAAAGACAGCGACCGCCTGGAGTTCGCCCGCGCCTGCTATGGCCAGGGGCAGCATGATATGGGCGACAAGGTCGCCAGTGGCTTGGTGCGCAACAACCACGATAACGAAGAGCTGCTGCAAAAGCTCTCTACCATGTTTGACCAGGTTGGCCGCGGCGATGCTGGCCGCGAGCTGATCGCCAGCAATGTGCAGGGTATTGTGGACCTGAACAACCAGGCGGTGCGCGAGGCGCAATCCGGTGATCACGACAAGGCGATCGCGCTGTTCCAGAAGGCATTGCAGGAAATGCCGGAGAACGTGCAGCTGATGCTCAACCTGGTTAACGCCATCATTGCGCAGTGCCACCGCCAGGGCTGGCACGAGAGCAATATCAAGCATGCGCACGAACTGCTGCAACGCGTGCGGGAAATGGCACCGACCAACAACAAATTCCAGAAACTATTACAGGCGTGGCGTAGTTTGATTGACCAGCATCAGAAGCGGGAATTCCTGCTGTGA